The following coding sequences are from one Candidatus Bathyarchaeota archaeon window:
- a CDS encoding pyruvate ferredoxin oxidoreductase subunit gamma codes for MLKEIRIHGRGGQGAVTAAQLLAYAAHIEGKYVQAFPFFGAERRGAPLRAFARVSNRPILTHSQVYNPDYVLVLDPQLCMIVDVTEGLKEDGIIVLNTSKHPAELKLGNWRAATVDATGIALELGLLMAGQPVVNTSMVAAFAGASGVVRLDSVLKAIKENWRGSVREKNAHAAELAYERLVKWW; via the coding sequence TTGCTCAAAGAGATTAGAATTCACGGTAGGGGTGGACAAGGAGCCGTAACCGCTGCACAGTTGTTGGCTTATGCCGCACATATTGAAGGTAAATATGTGCAAGCTTTTCCATTTTTTGGTGCTGAACGACGCGGGGCTCCCCTCAGAGCTTTTGCCAGAGTAAGCAATAGGCCCATTCTTACTCATAGCCAAGTGTACAATCCAGACTACGTTTTAGTTTTGGACCCACAACTCTGCATGATCGTAGATGTTACCGAGGGATTAAAAGAGGATGGAATAATCGTTTTGAATACATCCAAGCATCCCGCTGAACTTAAGCTCGGAAATTGGCGTGCAGCTACCGTTGACGCAACTGGAATAGCCCTTGAACTTGGGCTTCTCATGGCTGGCCAGCCTGTTGTTAACACCTCCATGGTTGCCGCTTTTGCAGGCGCTTCCGGTGTTGTCAGGTTAGATAGCGTTTTGAAAGCGATAAAAGAAAACTGGCGGGGTAGTGTCAGAGAAAAGAATGCACACGCAGCGGAGCTTGCCTATGAACGCTTGGTAAAGTGGTGGTAG
- a CDS encoding DNA polymerase II large subunit — MSDAYAKYVESLEKQLEVLYAISRMARKKGYDPSISPECEIARDMADLVEGLVGPKGVAGRIRELSQKLPREELAFKIAEEIVYGRFGHMEPEAAAEQAVRTALAILTEGVTAAPVQGVAHVKIKTNHDNSRYLAIYFAGPIRSAGGTDQALTLVIGDFIRRLLGLDRYKPTDEEIARFIEEIRLYERAVSRFQYHVSDEELRRALKWIPVEVTGTETDPVEVSSYRNLPRIETNKVRGGALRVVNDGIVGRASKVLAIVEKLGIQGWDWLKDIRKMSEKKSAGFMDDVVAGRPIFSFPSRHGGFRLRYGRSRNTGLTAVGIHPATMLVLQGFIAVGTQLRLELPGKGGIAVPVDFLEPPIAKLRDGSVVKVSLENFADVKDQIEKILFLGDILVSFGDFLYQGKSLVPAGYVEEWWAADLQKAIATNFNGNLEEAAAFVGISPSKVKCLIKDPFTCKPSFEEAVNLALKLKVPLHPAFTPFWSSLGSVEKLVHLKNWLSKCDVEYNGDFACRIVGETEEKVKEALETICLPHKVMYGKIVLEDDEARVLAFCLGHKCSDISVSGSETVLEVIEKLSGVAVRDKAPTFVGARMGRPEKAKRREMKPLVHVLFPVGLAGGPQRDIIEACEKGNVFVEIVRLKCPKCNVYSFKIKCPICGSETVAETACPRCGKILNDERECPVCKIPAVRYRKCAVNVKTLLEEACNILQVSMPRILKGVKGLTNETKMPEVLEKGILRAKYDLSVYKDGTIRFDATNAPLTHFKPAEIGVSIEKLMQLGYHYDIYGSPLINPEQICELKVQDVVIPVKCAEYFVRVASFLDELLMKVYRLQPYYNVRRIEDLVGHLVIGLAPHTSVGILGRIIGFTNLNVCYAHPLWHSAKRRDCDGDEDALMLALDALLNFSRKYLPAQIGGIMDAPLLLMPIVNPKEVQRQAHDFDVASMYPLEFYEKTLQRVEAKHVSPIIDLIEHRLGTEAQFEGYHFTVPVSNIGLGVEESAYKRFKTMTDKLNGQLSLAEKIGAVDVRKVALKVLVKHFIRDIAGNLRAFSTQGFRCKSCNKRFRRLPLKGKCLQCGGDLTLTVYRGSIEKYLEAAEHIARKYRLPKYYTQRITLIRDEINSLFEGKKPRQISLTDFT, encoded by the coding sequence ATGAGCGATGCGTATGCAAAATATGTAGAAAGCTTAGAGAAACAACTTGAAGTGTTATACGCTATAAGCCGAATGGCCCGAAAAAAAGGTTACGACCCCTCCATTAGTCCTGAATGTGAAATTGCAAGAGATATGGCGGATCTTGTTGAAGGATTAGTGGGTCCTAAGGGTGTTGCGGGAAGAATCAGAGAATTAAGCCAAAAGCTTCCAAGGGAAGAATTGGCCTTCAAGATTGCCGAGGAAATTGTCTATGGGAGATTTGGGCACATGGAGCCTGAGGCAGCAGCCGAACAAGCTGTGCGCACAGCCTTGGCAATTCTAACCGAAGGTGTCACCGCCGCCCCAGTTCAAGGCGTGGCTCATGTTAAAATTAAAACGAATCATGATAATTCAAGATACTTAGCCATTTACTTTGCTGGGCCGATACGCTCTGCTGGGGGTACAGATCAGGCGTTAACTCTTGTTATTGGCGATTTTATCCGCAGACTTTTAGGGTTAGACCGTTACAAACCTACTGATGAGGAGATTGCCCGTTTTATTGAGGAAATTAGGCTTTACGAACGCGCGGTGAGTCGCTTTCAATATCATGTTTCTGACGAGGAATTGCGGAGGGCTCTCAAGTGGATTCCCGTGGAAGTTACTGGAACAGAAACAGATCCTGTTGAGGTTTCATCATATCGTAACCTCCCTAGGATCGAAACTAATAAGGTGCGTGGTGGCGCTTTACGTGTTGTTAATGATGGAATTGTAGGGAGGGCATCAAAAGTTTTAGCGATTGTCGAGAAACTTGGGATTCAGGGATGGGATTGGCTTAAAGATATCCGCAAAATGTCCGAAAAGAAATCTGCTGGCTTTATGGACGATGTAGTTGCCGGACGGCCCATTTTCTCTTTTCCATCTAGGCATGGAGGCTTTCGTTTACGCTATGGGCGTTCAAGGAACACGGGCTTAACGGCTGTCGGCATCCATCCGGCAACAATGCTTGTATTACAGGGGTTTATAGCTGTTGGTACACAACTTCGCCTTGAACTTCCAGGCAAGGGAGGCATCGCTGTTCCTGTTGACTTTTTAGAGCCTCCGATTGCTAAATTGAGGGATGGTTCTGTCGTTAAGGTTTCCTTAGAAAATTTTGCCGACGTAAAAGATCAAATTGAGAAAATCTTGTTTCTGGGCGATATCTTGGTCAGTTTTGGCGATTTCTTATATCAAGGAAAAAGTTTGGTTCCAGCTGGATATGTAGAAGAATGGTGGGCTGCAGACTTACAAAAAGCTATTGCAACCAATTTTAACGGAAATTTAGAAGAAGCCGCCGCTTTTGTTGGGATTTCCCCCAGCAAGGTTAAGTGCCTCATTAAAGATCCCTTTACATGTAAGCCTTCCTTTGAAGAAGCAGTAAATCTTGCTCTAAAACTGAAGGTGCCACTTCATCCAGCTTTTACACCATTCTGGTCAAGTCTCGGGTCTGTTGAAAAACTAGTCCACTTAAAAAACTGGTTATCAAAGTGTGATGTGGAGTATAATGGTGACTTTGCTTGCAGAATTGTTGGCGAAACGGAAGAAAAGGTAAAAGAGGCCCTTGAGACAATATGCTTACCTCACAAGGTTATGTATGGCAAAATAGTGCTCGAAGACGACGAAGCACGAGTCCTTGCTTTTTGTTTAGGTCACAAATGCTCTGATATTAGCGTCTCTGGCAGCGAAACTGTTTTGGAGGTTATCGAGAAACTTTCCGGGGTTGCTGTAAGAGATAAGGCCCCCACCTTTGTAGGAGCAAGAATGGGTAGACCAGAGAAGGCAAAAAGAAGGGAGATGAAGCCTCTTGTGCATGTACTGTTTCCAGTGGGTTTAGCAGGAGGCCCTCAAAGGGATATAATTGAGGCTTGTGAAAAAGGGAATGTTTTCGTAGAAATTGTTAGGCTAAAATGTCCCAAATGTAATGTGTATTCCTTTAAGATAAAATGTCCAATCTGTGGCTCTGAAACCGTTGCAGAAACGGCTTGCCCCCGTTGCGGCAAAATTCTAAATGACGAAAGGGAGTGTCCAGTTTGCAAAATTCCTGCGGTTCGGTATAGAAAATGCGCAGTTAACGTTAAGACACTCCTTGAGGAAGCATGTAATATCCTGCAAGTTTCGATGCCAAGAATTCTGAAAGGTGTTAAAGGTTTAACTAACGAGACAAAGATGCCTGAGGTTCTCGAGAAGGGCATTTTGAGAGCGAAATACGACTTATCTGTCTATAAAGATGGGACCATCCGGTTCGACGCAACGAACGCTCCCCTCACGCATTTTAAACCTGCTGAAATTGGTGTTTCAATTGAGAAACTTATGCAGCTCGGCTATCATTATGATATTTATGGCTCCCCTTTGATAAATCCTGAACAAATTTGTGAGCTTAAAGTGCAAGATGTGGTTATTCCAGTTAAATGTGCGGAATATTTTGTACGTGTTGCCAGCTTTTTGGACGAGCTTCTCATGAAAGTTTATAGGCTTCAACCGTACTATAACGTGAGACGCATTGAAGATCTTGTCGGGCATCTGGTTATTGGTTTAGCGCCTCACACTTCAGTTGGCATCTTGGGGCGAATTATAGGCTTCACCAACTTGAATGTGTGTTATGCCCATCCTCTCTGGCACTCCGCAAAACGTAGGGACTGTGACGGCGACGAGGACGCTTTAATGCTTGCGCTCGATGCTTTACTTAACTTTTCCAGAAAATATTTGCCTGCGCAAATCGGTGGAATAATGGACGCTCCTTTACTGCTTATGCCTATTGTTAATCCAAAGGAGGTGCAGAGGCAAGCGCATGACTTTGATGTTGCAAGTATGTACCCCTTGGAGTTTTATGAGAAAACCTTACAGAGAGTAGAAGCTAAACACGTAAGTCCTATAATAGATCTCATAGAACATAGGCTTGGAACGGAGGCGCAATTTGAAGGCTACCACTTTACTGTACCAGTTTCAAATATAGGCCTGGGTGTCGAGGAAAGCGCCTATAAACGATTTAAAACAATGACTGACAAGTTAAATGGACAACTTTCCCTAGCAGAGAAGATTGGAGCTGTGGACGTCCGGAAAGTGGCGTTAAAGGTTTTAGTTAAACATTTTATCCGTGACATCGCCGGAAACCTGAGGGCCTTTTCAACTCAAGGCTTTAGATGTAAGTCGTGTAATAAACGGTTCCGTCGTCTACCATTGAAGGGCAAGTGTCTACAATGCGGAGGTGACCTAACCCTCACCGTTTATCGTGGAAGCATAGAGAAATACCTAGAGGCTGCCGAACACATCGCCCGGAAATACCGTTTGCCAAAATACTACACCCAAAGAATCACCCTTATAAGGGATGAAATCAACTCCCTTTTCGAAGGAAAAAAACCAAGACAAATAAGCTTAACAGATTTCACTTAA
- a CDS encoding nucleotide pyrophosphohydrolase, giving the protein MQIREFQDLMHRLYFHKDSKRGVEKTFEWLVDEVAELGEALKAGDKKALENEFADVIAWLASLANISDVNLEEAAVRKYNGKCPKCGELPCQCPFWVEKLT; this is encoded by the coding sequence ATGCAAATACGTGAATTTCAAGATTTGATGCATCGGCTCTACTTTCATAAAGATTCTAAGAGGGGAGTTGAAAAAACGTTTGAATGGCTTGTGGATGAAGTCGCAGAGTTAGGTGAAGCTCTAAAAGCAGGTGATAAAAAGGCGTTAGAAAATGAGTTTGCGGATGTTATCGCATGGTTAGCTTCTTTAGCAAACATATCAGACGTCAATTTGGAGGAAGCGGCTGTCCGTAAATATAACGGAAAATGTCCAAAATGTGGAGAGCTACCATGCCAATGCCCATTTTGGGTTGAAAAGCTAACCTAA
- a CDS encoding preprotein translocase subunit Sec61beta, with translation MSRKRKSESAPMPAASAGLLRFFEEETEGVKVKPEILVAAAIALIVVCILARVFF, from the coding sequence ATGAGCAGGAAGAGGAAAAGTGAATCAGCACCCATGCCTGCTGCAAGCGCTGGATTGTTGAGGTTCTTTGAGGAGGAAACTGAAGGAGTAAAAGTTAAACCTGAAATTTTAGTAGCAGCTGCTATTGCGTTGATAGTTGTGTGCATTTTGGCGCGTGTATTTTTCTAA
- a CDS encoding winged helix-turn-helix transcriptional regulator: MPKERYHPNAYLREFRNVKTGLKARTAILDFLEKTSASTREISKTTGLPYNVVLHHLKLLEIKGIVQRKNSRPATWTLTGFGQKRLG; this comes from the coding sequence ATGCCTAAAGAGAGGTACCATCCAAACGCTTACCTGAGAGAATTTAGGAATGTTAAAACAGGCCTAAAAGCGAGAACCGCGATATTGGACTTTCTAGAAAAGACTTCAGCGAGTACAAGGGAAATTTCAAAAACAACCGGCTTACCCTACAACGTTGTGCTGCACCACTTGAAACTTTTAGAGATAAAAGGCATAGTTCAGCGTAAGAACAGTCGACCAGCAACTTGGACGCTTACAGGGTTTGGGCAAAAACGTTTAGGTTAG
- a CDS encoding DUF2070 family protein — MTVDESFNQYLDRAVKHYSSLFKLPSYGRIIALSVFVCLIGGLFSITSLFPFIQNVIHGVLFGLLLFIVTIFLNHFLKHFVLKKDPVYDLRRIATLSLFCWILWIFFILIGFIFSIIFGFGNVWAVRFCLLGFSAVLILRFIVLYVTSSSGLKHFIVAATFPPLASLVPFLFLWSRAIELWRVFFFIVYAFGVVLISSFIFLFLLNNVGKQTVGFPSLSIFRGFLLNWIADLNEPFESFLESLGKMSSVDVSILRFNSKSSSIFVVVPSVHPGPFKNIGSSLLPSMVKMTLEEKFGGVACTPLGLLGHELDLASQKQSQKIINHVVESADFIVSDEGATQFVKVRNELATVCCQIFGGIALMSFSLAPNTTEDLSSELGSIIRQEALKRGLNACIFVNAHNSINGTPNQKEALKALKEAAIACLNAAASSSKAAFKIGAATVKPKDFHLVDGMGPGGITVLVVEVLGRKAAYVVLDGNNMVSGLREKILSALQSLGFEDGEVFTTDTHSVNAVTLNARGYHPIGEVMDHEKLINYVNEAARLALEKLEKAKVGFRSVTVDSVKVIGREALEKLCVLPDMVLRRAKRVVVPIFAVTFTLLMLFLLLI; from the coding sequence GTGACTGTTGATGAGTCATTCAACCAGTACTTAGACAGGGCTGTTAAACATTACTCCTCTCTATTTAAACTGCCATCTTACGGTAGAATCATTGCGCTCTCGGTATTTGTATGTTTGATAGGGGGTCTCTTTTCAATAACCTCTCTATTTCCATTTATCCAAAACGTGATCCATGGGGTGCTTTTCGGCCTGCTTCTGTTCATTGTAACAATTTTTTTGAATCATTTTCTAAAACACTTTGTTTTAAAGAAAGATCCAGTTTATGATCTTAGAAGAATAGCAACACTTTCCCTTTTTTGCTGGATTTTATGGATTTTTTTCATTCTAATTGGATTTATCTTTTCTATCATTTTTGGTTTTGGAAATGTATGGGCTGTTAGATTTTGCCTTTTAGGTTTTTCAGCGGTCTTAATTCTCCGTTTTATTGTGCTTTATGTAACTTCTTCTTCTGGACTGAAACATTTTATTGTGGCTGCCACGTTTCCACCTCTTGCCAGTTTGGTTCCATTTCTATTTCTATGGTCTAGGGCTATCGAACTCTGGAGAGTTTTCTTTTTTATTGTCTATGCATTTGGAGTGGTCCTAATCTCAAGTTTTATCTTTCTTTTTCTTTTAAATAATGTTGGTAAACAGACGGTTGGTTTTCCTTCTTTGTCCATTTTTAGAGGTTTTTTGTTGAATTGGATCGCCGACTTAAACGAGCCTTTCGAAAGTTTCCTTGAAAGCCTAGGCAAGATGAGCAGCGTTGACGTTTCAATTTTGCGATTTAATAGTAAAAGCAGTAGCATCTTTGTAGTTGTTCCTTCAGTTCATCCTGGTCCCTTCAAAAACATCGGAAGCAGTCTTCTACCCTCAATGGTTAAGATGACGTTGGAAGAGAAATTCGGCGGAGTTGCCTGTACACCTTTAGGTCTTCTCGGCCACGAGCTTGACTTGGCTTCTCAAAAGCAGAGCCAAAAAATAATTAATCATGTTGTTGAATCTGCTGATTTCATAGTTTCTGACGAGGGAGCCACTCAGTTTGTTAAAGTTAGAAATGAGTTGGCCACGGTCTGTTGCCAAATTTTTGGCGGAATAGCTTTAATGAGCTTTTCACTAGCTCCGAACACTACAGAAGACCTCTCATCGGAATTGGGTTCAATTATCCGACAAGAAGCACTTAAACGTGGATTAAACGCATGCATTTTTGTAAATGCGCATAACAGTATAAACGGAACACCCAACCAGAAAGAGGCTTTGAAGGCGTTGAAAGAAGCTGCTATAGCCTGCTTGAATGCGGCTGCTTCATCGAGTAAAGCAGCCTTCAAAATAGGCGCAGCCACTGTGAAGCCGAAAGATTTTCATCTTGTAGATGGTATGGGGCCTGGCGGCATCACTGTACTAGTTGTTGAAGTACTCGGAAGGAAAGCTGCCTATGTGGTCCTTGATGGAAACAATATGGTTTCAGGTCTACGGGAAAAGATTCTCTCTGCGCTTCAGTCGCTGGGTTTTGAGGATGGTGAAGTTTTCACGACGGATACTCATTCCGTAAATGCTGTGACCTTAAATGCTCGGGGGTACCATCCGATAGGGGAAGTTATGGATCATGAAAAGCTAATTAACTATGTGAACGAGGCAGCGCGTCTGGCATTGGAAAAACTTGAAAAAGCAAAAGTTGGGTTTCGTTCCGTCACCGTTGACAGTGTCAAGGTCATTGGTCGGGAGGCTTTAGAAAAACTATGCGTTCTTCCGGATATGGTGCTCCGCCGGGCTAAACGTGTTGTTGTCCCCATATTTGCTGTAACATTTACACTTCTAATGTTATTTTTGCTCTTAATTTAG
- a CDS encoding serine hydroxymethyltransferase yields MCTGVNVLSPREEYDHVLWLLQKHHEWFRECIPLIASENIPSPAVREALTTDFGNRYAEGWPGERVYAGCRFIDQVEFKCIELMKKLFDAEFVDVRPISGVVANLVVYTAFTEPGDTMMALSIPCGGHITTGKKELGGTAGAVRGLVVEYLPMDYKELNIDVDKAKQRIEKLAAEGRPPKLVMFGASVFPFPHPVKELADTIHAVGGTVGYDAAHVAGLIAGKCFQDPLREGADVVSFSTHKTFFGPQHGGVLSWEKYANRIKRATFPGMVSNHHLHAVAGVTIAAAEMLEFGREYARQVVRNAKALAQALYERGFNVLAEHKGFTESHVILIDITKYGDGGTIEGTLEKANIIVNRNLLPWDIKEGRHFQHPGGIRLGVSEVTRLGMREYEMIEIAEFIKRVIIDKELPEKVRADVAEFRKYYQKVHYCFENTTEAYQYIKIR; encoded by the coding sequence ATGTGCACGGGTGTTAATGTGTTATCTCCCCGTGAAGAATATGATCATGTGTTGTGGCTTCTTCAAAAGCATCATGAATGGTTCCGCGAATGTATCCCGTTAATTGCAAGTGAAAACATCCCAAGTCCGGCAGTGCGGGAGGCGTTAACAACAGATTTTGGGAATCGTTATGCCGAAGGCTGGCCTGGAGAACGTGTTTATGCTGGATGCCGCTTCATAGATCAAGTAGAATTTAAATGCATTGAGCTTATGAAGAAACTTTTCGATGCAGAGTTTGTTGATGTCAGACCCATCTCAGGAGTTGTAGCAAATCTTGTCGTTTATACGGCATTCACAGAACCCGGCGACACCATGATGGCGCTGTCCATACCATGCGGCGGCCACATAACCACGGGTAAAAAAGAGCTAGGAGGCACAGCAGGAGCTGTGCGAGGGTTAGTGGTGGAGTATTTGCCCATGGATTACAAAGAGTTAAACATCGACGTAGACAAGGCAAAACAGCGGATAGAAAAGCTAGCAGCTGAAGGAAGGCCGCCGAAACTTGTCATGTTCGGAGCCAGCGTGTTCCCATTCCCGCATCCAGTAAAAGAACTCGCGGACACTATCCATGCAGTGGGCGGAACAGTTGGCTATGACGCAGCGCATGTAGCAGGCCTAATAGCCGGGAAATGTTTCCAAGATCCCCTACGTGAAGGGGCCGACGTAGTAAGCTTCAGCACCCATAAAACCTTCTTTGGCCCACAACACGGTGGAGTCTTATCCTGGGAAAAATATGCCAACAGAATAAAGCGCGCTACATTCCCGGGAATGGTAAGCAACCATCACTTACATGCAGTGGCTGGCGTGACCATCGCAGCGGCTGAGATGCTTGAGTTCGGAAGAGAGTACGCCCGTCAAGTAGTTAGGAACGCGAAGGCCCTCGCTCAAGCACTCTATGAACGAGGTTTCAACGTTTTGGCTGAACATAAAGGATTCACGGAATCCCATGTAATTTTGATAGATATAACTAAGTATGGCGATGGAGGCACTATAGAAGGAACGTTGGAGAAGGCAAACATAATAGTAAACAGAAACCTTTTGCCATGGGATATAAAAGAAGGTAGGCACTTCCAGCATCCCGGGGGCATAAGACTTGGTGTTTCAGAGGTGACAAGACTTGGAATGCGTGAATATGAAATGATTGAAATAGCTGAATTCATAAAACGCGTGATAATAGACAAGGAATTGCCGGAAAAAGTTAGAGCAGATGTAGCGGAGTTTAGAAAATATTACCAAAAAGTGCATTACTGTTTTGAAAATACTACAGAAGCCTACCAATACATAAAAATCCGCTAG
- a CDS encoding DUF488 domain-containing protein, with protein MSNEITVWTIGHSDRNLNVFLELLKEHDIHVLVDVRRFPTSKVEHFKRENMEKWLSEHGVEYVWLGKELGGYRKGGYKKHMQTKLFKEGVKKLVKIAAQKKTCIMCMEPNPKHCHRRFIAAYLERQGVRVMHIVAKGQRSFTNNLKV; from the coding sequence TTGAGCAACGAAATAACCGTTTGGACTATTGGTCACAGCGATCGCAATTTAAATGTGTTTCTTGAACTTTTAAAAGAACATGATATTCACGTTTTGGTGGACGTCCGTCGGTTTCCAACATCAAAAGTTGAGCATTTTAAAAGGGAGAACATGGAAAAGTGGCTCTCAGAACATGGTGTAGAGTATGTCTGGCTTGGCAAAGAGTTGGGAGGCTACCGCAAAGGCGGCTATAAGAAACATATGCAAACCAAACTTTTCAAAGAAGGGGTAAAGAAACTGGTGAAGATAGCCGCCCAGAAAAAGACATGTATAATGTGTATGGAGCCAAACCCAAAACACTGCCACAGAAGATTCATAGCCGCCTACTTGGAGAGGCAAGGAGTGAGAGTAATGCACATAGTCGCAAAAGGCCAGCGAAGTTTCACTAATAACCTAAAGGTTTAA